From the Macaca nemestrina isolate mMacNem1 chromosome 7, mMacNem.hap1, whole genome shotgun sequence genome, the window GGGGGGCGTCCAGCCGCCCACTCAGCTCTTCTGCTCCTGTGCCAGGGGCTCCCCGGGGGATGAGCATGGTGGTTTTCCTTCGGAGCCCCCTGGCTCGGGACGTCTGAGAAGATGCCGGCCATGAGGCTGTTCCCTTGCTTCCTGCAGCTCCTGGCTGGGCTGGCGCTGCCTGCTGTGCCCCCCCAGGTAAGAGCTACCCCCACCTAGCCCGGCTCCCCTGACCTCCCTATCCCAGCACTGGAAGCAGGGGACTCTGAAATCACAGACTCGCTCCAGGGAGCAGCAAATCCAAGGATGTCCACATACTTCCTAAAGGCCAGGCTGGACTTCTTTCGTTTGGGAAGAGACCTCAGGCTGGCTGTCCCCCAGGTCCTGGGGGCTGTCTTAGTGGGGGCAGGGAAGCcacaaggagggagggagggaggtttCCTGTCTGGCCTCTGGAGCCCTGGTGGCTTTGCTAAAAGCATCTGTCCACTAATCCCAGGCGGGTCCCTGGCCTTGTGGTCAGGGTCGAGGCCCCATGGCCAACCAGGCGTCCCCAGGACCTCTGACCTGGCCTGGTGGGGGTGGTGGAGGAGCCAGCTGAAGAGGCTGATGGTGGGAAGGCTGGGCCCTGCCCCCACCAGGGCTCAGGACTGAGCCGTGGGCTCCTGGGTGGGCTGGGGATGAGACAAGGGGTCTCGCTGTGCCTTTTCTCCTGGGTGGGTGGCCGGAGGTCCTGAGTGCAGGGCCTGGGGAAGTGAGCAGGGCCCTTTTCCCAGGAGCCGGGTGAGTCTGGCTGGGAGCCAGCTTGGGCAGTGAAATCCTGACAAAGCCAATGAGCTCCCTTCCCACTGTGTTGTCCCACTGCCCTGGgagtccccagccccagcccaagAGTAGGAGTGGGCTGGGCAGTCCCTGAGGAGCCCGAGCAGCCCAGCCACCCGCCTGCCTGCTGCAGGGCTGGCCAGAGGTGTAACGTTACCGGCTGCACCAGCTCATGGCGCCACCCGCTCCAACCCCTCCGCTCCCACCAGCTGATCACCTCCCCCTGGGCTCTGGCACCCAGCCAAGGCGGGCTGTACAGGGCCCGGCAGGGTTGAACTGGGGGGGCTGGGTAGAAGGGAGACCCACAGGATTGGAAGATCTTTGGGACGCAGCAGGCCAAGGGTCTCCAAGAGCTTCTAGCCTCCCATCCTTTTCCAaatgaggaaaactgaggccagagaggggTGGGACCTAACCTATCTAGGGTCCGGTGAGTTTTTAGTTGTGCTCAGGCTGCTCTGAGACAGGGCAGAGCCTGTGCAGCAAGTGGGAAGGAATCCAGAGGGGCCCCTACCTTCCTGCCATCACACTTGGCCCAAGAGTGCAGAGCCCCAAGGTGTCCCAGGCTCATCTCTGTACCTTTCTGTCCACAGCAGTGGGCCTTGTCTCCTGGGAACGGCTCGTCAGAGGTGGAAGGTAAGCTGGCCAGGCTGGGGGTTTGCATGATCCCCAAgcccctctcttcctttctcccaagCCCAGGCGTGGCATAAAGTGTGGGTACAGGTTGATAAAAGTTGGGGAGAGCCTACGAGCTAGATATCCTAGCTGATGACTTTGGCAGGGCCTAAGAGATCCCCTCATGGTGACCCAGAGACTAGAGAGGTGTGGGCTGGGGTCATCAGCACACAGAGAGTGGGACTGGGGCCAGTATAGCCAGGGTTCATTGAGCTGGCTCAGAGCCCTTCCCCAGCATGATTTAAGCGTATGGATGGGGTcttggaggacagagtggggaGTGAGTGCCAGGGGCCAGAATGGGGGTCTGGGAGCTGGATGCAGTGTGCAGTCAAGAGGATCAGGAATGGGTGAGGGGCCCTCCCCAGCAGCCCAGCCCTGGTGGAACTGCCTGGATCTGACCATGCCTTTCCATTGATTATAAACAGACAGAACATGAATCGTGCCCTCCCTGGCCCCTCCACTCCCCGCCCTGGTTGCCTCAAGAGGGAATCTTCAAAGGGCAACGAGACGTTTGCCAAAGAGACATACGTGCAGGATGCCAGGCCCCCTACCTcgctcctccctccctgcctctccaaGACGTGCAGAGCGGCCACACGCCACCGCTGAGGCTTCCCCTGCGCCATGGGAGAGGGGGCATGTAGGaacatgcacacgcacacgcgTGATAGCCATCTGCATGCTGGGAACACCCTCTGCTGGCCTTGCCTGCCTGGCAGCCCGCCTCTCCCGGGCCTGGTCATACTCTGACACCTGAGGCTCAGGCCCTAGACCCCTGAGCAGGTAGAGGAGGCAGCTGCCCTTGACTTCATGGATGCCTCCCTTGCTGTGCCTCTGGAACCAGCACAACATTATGCTCCTTGGGATTTGGGGAAGGACCCATCCCCTACCTCCACACTATCCCCTTTTTGGTGCTTTTAGTGTAGGTCAGGCCACAGCTACCAAAGATgccttagcctcagtttcctcatctgtaaaatgggagccTTAGGCTATGTGATGTCTATGGTTTCTTCTTTTTCCGAGATTGAAAAAGGGACCTGTTCTCTAACTCCAGGGAGGAGAAATGGGTGTACATATCACCCAGGATTCGAGGTGAGGAGGCCTGGAAGTGTAGGTTCGTTAGGTCAGCTCTCCTGTCACACTTATCAATCAGGGAGTGTGCAATCTGACCAGGAGAAGTACAATGAGCTTTGCACTCCAGCTCTCCAAATCTGAAAATGTCATCCCACCTATTAACACCAGAGCAAGAGGCAGCATGGCCAGCCATGGCGTTGATTTTTACTATTACTATTCACAGGAACAGTGTTAGGcattttctgtcattctgtttTGACCACAGGCTGTGAAGTAGGAAGGCGATGTACTCCATTTTTACAGATGCAggacctgaggctcagagaggccctGGGGGTCGCCCCAAGCCTCAGGCACTCCTCATGGATCTGGCAGAACCGAGTGCTCCCAATAGCTCTGTGGCTGATCAGGCATGAGCAGGGTGTCCCTTGTGGCAGGCTGTCTGTGTGCTCTGCCAGTGACCATGGAGAGGACACCTGTGGGCTTGGGCTGGTGGCCAGTGGCTCTGCCCAGCCCTGTGGCTCGTCCCCAGTGCCCTCCACAGAAACTTGCTCTCAGGATTAAGCATTTCTCTTCTGGAGTCTCCCCCATCCCAGGTGGTGGCAGGCAGGTGGGAGGCTCACTCTCAGGGCTGGCGAGAGAGCTGAGGGCCCACTCATGGCCTCAGGAGCAGCCCTGGGGACCACCCAGCTCTGGCAGTGCCTGAGGGGGCCACAGCTTCCCGTTGctctcacccccaccccctcccgGAGCAGGTCTGGGGCCAGCGGAAGTGCTCTCAGGGACAGCTGAGCAGAGCTCTTTCCTGAGGGACATGGCCCACATCTGGGAGTGGTCACTGCACACTCCCTCAGCCTGGCCCCTCACCCAGCCCCTTTTGTTTCTCCCACACACCCATACGGGGGCCTTCAGGGATGAATTGCCCTCTTTCCTGGTGGCTGCCAGGTAAACCAGGCTCCAGCCCACCTCCTTCTCAGCCCTCCCGCAACGTGGTTCGGCCACGGGGCCGGGAAATTGGCAGATTCCAGGGTTTCAGGGACCCGGAGTCTGCATGGTGGGATGTGGGGTGAGGAAAGGAAATCCCTTCTGCCGCTGCCCAGGCCCAGCCAGTTCTGCCAAAGGTGGCCATGGCCCCGCAGCCCAGCTGGGTGGGCGTCTGTTTGCAGGATGGGAGGGGGCTGGggtgccccttctctgctgctgtCCCCTCGCTGATGACTGGTTCCAAGGCAGGAACCTGAATCTTCCGTGTTGTTTTGGCAGTTCGTTATTCCTCTGCTGTTATTTATGTTTTCCATAAAGGTGGAGATTAAACGTTCAGAGTCACGTAGTGCTCATGAAGATTTTAAACTAAACACACAGCTCAAGGAGCTGGTGATAGGGAGGTGCTCTCTGACCCTGGACTGCAAAGGCAGGCTTCCCTGCACTGTGGGCACCTTTGGGGAGAGAGGCCTTGTTTCCCACTGGGTTCCGGGGCAGTACCCGGGGCATGGAGTGGTAGAGTCAGGGGAGGCCTATGGATTCCCCCCACCGCCAGCCCCTAGCCCAGCCCTAGTGCCCTCTAAGCAGAGCAGGGTAGAGTGGAGCAGCAAACAAGCAGATAACACTGTTTATTGCCTCTATGACTGCCTAGCCAGCTCCACATGGACACACCGCCTCTGGGTATTTTCCACCAGTTTGCAGCCTTTCCCGAGGGCCTCTGCTAGGactgaagtttatttttcttctgagattACCAGGAGGCGCATGTCCTCATAGGCTCAGTGGAATGGACTTTGGCCCCTTCTGCCTCCTAGGCAGAGGCCTGGAAGAAATGAGGGGTTGCTGGGAGAGGCCATTATTCcatggcagaggctgcagggcccTGGTGAGCCAGCTCCTGATTCTTTCCAACTAGCTGATGATGACCATCAGATGCAGAGCAGGATGACCCAGACCCGGGGGCGTTTCTCTGTCCGTGGTCTCCGGGCTGGGCTGGGTTGCAGGCACTGATTCACAGGTGGTTGGTCAGAAAGGGAAAGACCTTAGCAACCATTTATTCCCAACCTTCTTTTTTCCCACCTGAGGAAACTGATCTACCCAGAAAGGTTAACTGAtctccccaaggtcacacagccagtgtgGGGCTGGGACTGGAAGCCAGGTGTCTGACTCTGGCCACTCTCTGTGAGCCTCTATTTGGGGCCTGGTCCCAGGCCTTCACCCAAAGAGCGGCATCTTTTGAGGGATTCCAGATCAGCCCTCAAAAGATCCCATCACGATCACCAGGACATCATGGGGGTCAGGGATGTCCCGGACGATCCTCGGTGAACTATCATCTAATCAACCAGGAATGACTTAGCCTGTGTTTACGGGTACATCCATCTCTGCCCTCATAGAGCCTCGGGTTGGTTGTAAAGGAGATAAGAGCCACCAGTGACAGAGATAAGACAACCCCTTGGGGCCAGGCCGTGCTCAAGGGAGGCTCATCTGTGCACACTGGAATTGCTGGGGAAGGCTTCAAAGAGGAGGTGGGGAGGCAGGCCTTGGAAAATGGCGAGTgggctttatttatttggatagaaatgagaggagggggaagaagagCAGCTGTAGGGGCTGCAGAGTGCACAAGCCCAGAGCTGCGAGTGAATGCGGTGCTGCCGTGACTCACTGTGAGTGCTGGTTGGACTCAATGGAGAGGAGGGTCGGGCCACATTGCTGGATGTGGTCTTGGTTGCCAGGCAGAGGAGCTGGCACAGAGTGGAGCAGGAAATGAGGGAGCCGTGGAAGGTGTTTGAGCAGAGGAGTAAGGGAAGGGCCAACCCTCCCTGCATGACTCCAGAAATGACTGTTTTCTGCAAGTTCTCCGAGGTGGAGGAAGCACCGGTCGAGCTTGAGAAAGATCCAGAGGGCCTGGGCAGCTGCGGAGGCTACAATCCGCAAAGCTCCAGGGAGCCAAGGCAGATGTGGGTGCCTGAGTTGAGGACAGAGCAAAGCTTGGGGCCCTGAGAGATTCTGTTCCACGGGGATTTCCATCCAGCAGATGAGCTAAGGGGCCCACAGGCATTTCGGAGGGATCACATTAGGAATTGAGAGTTGAGGGAGCTCGGAAGGGGCTGGGGGCTGAACCTGGAAGGCCAGCGGGGCCTTGGGAGCCAGGTTTAGGGCTTCGAGGGGCAGGTCTCTGCTGGCCTGACCCAGCCCCCTTGCCTCCTCGCAGTGGTGCCCTTCCAGGAAGTGTGGGGCCGCAGCTACTGCCGGGCGCTGGAGAGGCTGGTGGACATCGTGTCCGAGTACCCCAGCGAGGTGGAGCACATGTTCAGCCCATCGTGTGTCTCCCTGCTGCGCTGCACCGGCTGCTGTGGCGATGAGAACCTGCACTGTGTGCCGGTGGAGACGGTCAATGTCACCATGCAGGTAGGTCCACACCCGGCCCAGGGGGCCACCGAATCTGCCCACTAGAAGGGACCTGGAGAGGGAAGAAGATAGGCCCAGGTCCCAGGACTGCAGCCTGATTCCCAGGCCGATGCTTCTACTACCCCAGCCCAGGGCCCTTCCTTCCTGAGCCCCCCGATGGCTCTGAGCCCActcacctccacccccaccagtTTTCTCAGCCTCATGCTGAGCCCTATCCCAAGACTCAGGGTGTCTAGTTAAAGCTGGAAAGAAATCTGCTTGTATTAAAGTCCCTGTTGACACCAGGAGCATTTGGTGCCTTTTCAAGCAAGTGCAGCTTACGTGTCACACACGCAGTggtttattgagcacttagtaATGCCAAGCACTGTCCTAGGCGTGCCACAAGTGGTACATCATTCAGTCCTTCAAGGCTGGTgtcattcccatttcacagatggggaactCGAGGTTCAGAGATGTTATTTCACTTGTTCAGCAGGTAAAAGAGTCAAGATCTGAACACGGGTCTCTGACTCCAGAACATGGCCCCCTTCATGCACTATTGCTGTGCTAGTGCCCCCTGGGTAAGGAGGGACAGCGGCCTCCCTCAGGTCCCCACGCAGCTGAGAGAGCCGTTTGCCTCACGCTGAGAGTGGAGTGAGGGCCTGTAGTCCACAGGCTACAGGAAACAGAATCGGGTTCTCCttacaaggagagagagaagagtacGGGAAACTCATGGGCCACTCCCCAATCCAGGCATCAACTCTTTCTTCCTTCAGCTCCTAAAGATCCGCTCTGGGGACCGGCCCTCCTACGTGGAGCTGACGTTCTCTCAGCACGTGCGTTGCGAGTGCCGGTAGGTCTCCGGGGTGGGGCGGGTAGCAGGGAAAGGCCCCCGTGCTCTTGGCACCCTCAGCAAAGATGGGTCCCAGGGCAGAGGCAAAGGCTGCCCCATCCCCACCGCCGGCTGTACCTTTTTCCAGGCTGAGGGAGACCAAGAGGGCAGGACCAGGCAGGGGTGGCTGCCATTCATTTTGTCCCCCGACCAGCCAGTTTTGCTGAGGGAGCTGGTCCCAGCAGCTGGGGTACAGCTGTTGACATACTGCAAGGGAAGAGAGAGCGTGGGTCCCTCCCAGCCTCGCTGGGGTTTGGTGCGTGTCGTTCCCCTTCTCTGGGACGGGAGGCAGCTGCCATGGGCCTCTGAAAGAGGTCCCTGGAGGCGAAGACATTGCAAGTCTGAACTTAGTTCTGGGCCAAGCTGCATGCCCACAGGAGGGGGCAAACCGGGCTGAGAAGCAGCAAGAAGGACAAGCTCGGGTAGGAGAAAGGGGACAGAAGAAGGGTGACACTGTGGCTTCCCTGATGATACAGCACCCCGCTACGGCCCCTCCCAATCCGCAGAGCCTCTGACCAGCACCAGTCTTGCTGCCTGTGCCGGGGGCACTTGGAACATTGGTTAGCAGGAGCAACAGGCCTGGCACTGCCAACGAGGttcagggaagagaaaaatggGCTGAGCTGTTGCTCCTGGTACCACTGGGCCATGGATGAAGGCACCAGACTAGAAGTCCAGAGCCCTAgccaggggcaggaggagggaagaCTACCACTTATTGTGTACCCATTTTGTGCCTAGCCCTGCAGGAGGCACTTGATTGTTTCTCATTTAGTCacatacatttattgagcacctactgcatgccGGGCATTGTCCTAAATGGGATGCAGTGGTGGGCAAGGTCCCTGCTCTCATAACAACCCTGGGAGGTAGATCCTATTGTCATCcccgttttatagatgagaaaatcaaggctCAATACAGTTTCATGATTTATCACAGCTAGTGAGTGTGGGAGGAGGGATTCTGAGCCCTGACCTAAATCCTAAGCCTTCATGCTACCTCTCATGGCCGTGACCACTTTTCTAGTAGCCCCCAGGCTTAGCCTAGCCTCCTGGGCAGGGCTATCGCTGCCCCTTTTGTTGGAGTGTTGGAGGCCCTGCCTCATCTTGTTTCCACCCGTCCCTCCAAGCCAGAGCTTATCCATATAATAGCTCGGTAATGAACCCTCCTGGGTGCAATGCTGGCTGGTGACCCAGAGTCACCTTCTACATCCCCTTTACCCTGACAGCCACTCTTTTGGGGCaggcagatgaagaaactgaggttccaaGAGTGTCTCTCACTTGCCCAATATGGAGAGGTACAACCAGACAGTCCCAAGAGGCCCTGGTACCTTGCCGAGGCTCCCAAGGGAGGAACCAGCCGAGGGTAGCATGTCCTGGCCCCAAAGCTGACGGCTACCATGCTGGCCCTTGTCTCCACCCACTGTTCCCAGGAAAGACTGAGGCCCTGTCCCCTGCCAGGAGCCAGGCAACAGGGATACCTTTCTTCTGGCTTCTGGGCCAACAGCCAtagccctgggaggcagagcccagACATGCCTGGTGACTTCAGGACTGatgccccctcccttcctcccaccccgcCGCTCACTCCCCATGTTGTTCCGGGTGGAGTGGGGGCTGTGCCCTGACAGGCAACCAGTCCACTGCCCGGCCATCGTGTCCTGTCCCTGAGGAAATTCCCAGAGTGCACcctggaaggaagggaaaaaagcagacaaagaaagtgagaaagaaaaagcagcaggccgggcgcggtggctcaagcctgtaatcccagcactttgggaggccgaggcgggtggatcacgaggtcaggagatcgagactatcctggctaacatggtgaaaccccgtctctactaaaaatacaaaaaactagctgggcgtggtggcgggcgcctgtagtctcagctacttgggaggctgaggcgggagaatggcgtgaacccgggaggcggagcttgcagtgagccgagatcacgccactgcactccaacctgggagacacagcgagactctgtctcaaaaaaaaaaaaaaaaaaaaaaaaaaaagaaaaagcagcagagAACAGACAGAAACGACCCCACATTTGATGCCAAGAGGCTGAGAAGTGCAGAAGCGGGTGGCAGGGGTCCCCAGGAGGTTGATTTGTCCCTCTTGCGGTGAGGTCACCGGAGCCTGGAGTGGGAGCGAAGCCCCGGGCTCTGGTCACCTCTCCCTTGCCAGCTCCATGCTACCCCCTAGTGGCCTCAGTGTCAGCTGCAGGACCAGGACTTGGGATGTCAGAGGGGACCTATCCGGGCGGCAGGGAGCCCCACTTATTGCTTTCCTAACGGTCCTCTGcccctctctctgtctgtttCCCTAGACCTCTGCGGGAGAAGATGAAGCCAGAAAGGTAAGTGGTTTGACTGGGGCTCGGGGCTATTCTCGGGCCTGCCAGCCTCTGTCCTAGCATGGGGGTCCCCAGCCACCTTGTCCTGACGCTTGGCTTATTGCAGGAGGAGACCCAAGggcagggggaagaggaggagagagaagcagaggcCCACAGACTGCCACCTGTGAGTGCGCGGGGTCCCAGGGATGGCAAGGAGGCTGGGCCCGAGGGGAGCCCCGCCCTGCCGCCAGGGTTAGGCTGGGGAGCGGGAGAGGCAGGACTGAGGCCAGTCTTGGGGACAGGACAGGGAGCCTCACCTCCTCAAGACTCTAGGGCCCAGGAAGCATCAGTGGACCTTGGTTTTTGTCCCGGCTTAGCCCTAGGTTTCCActgaccttggacaaatcattTCACCTTCGTGAGCCTAGCTTTTCTCTGTGTAGAATGAGGGGCAGGAGGTCCAGCAAACATTTAGTCACTctacaaacatttactgagcacttcctGTGTGTCAGGTACATCTGTGAGCAAACAAACAGGATTCCTGCACTAGGGAAACTAGAATTTCCCTTTTAGTGATGAGAAGTCTGTCATCAGCTGAGATGTTATCTGGGGCGACTTCCTAGTAGCCCTGGGGAACATGCACCCCTCGCCACTGGCTCCCGGGAGCATTGCTGCTTCGGGTCCCCTTGCTGCTTCTAACCCACTTCATACCTGGTGGGCAGCAGAATGGAGCCCAGGCCTGAGTGTGGCTGGGAGAGAAGGATGAGAGAAGGGAAAACCCAAATCTGTGAcagtaaatagaaaaaataaaatatttcacatgcACAGTCCATCAGTCACACGGGGGCTGTCCTTTAGGGGCTAAGCCTCCCCCACGCACATGCCTCCAGGAAGTTATTTCATGCTATGGAGTGGAGTTGACCCAAGTCCTGACCCCATGAGCCccactccatgaagacagggatCCTGGGGAATGTGCCCCCCTAGGGTTTAtgctctcctctcttttctgggCTCACGCAGCAATTTGGGGAACAAGCTGGCAGTGAAGTCCATCCAGGTCCGCGTTACCAGCCGGCACCCCGAGGCAGAAAGTGTCCCATGGCTCCAATTCCCAAGGCAGCAGTCTTCAGACATTTCACTAGAGAATCTCCTGAAAGAATTTCaaaagtggccaggcgcggtggctcacgcctgtaatcccagcacgttgggaggccaaggtaggtggatcacttgaggtcaggagtttgagaccagcctgaccaacatggtgaaaccccatctctactaaaactacaaaattagctgggcatgttggtgcacgtctgtaatctcagctacttgggaggctgaggcaggagaatcgcttgaacccaggaggcggaggttgcagtgagccgagatcatgccactgcactccaggctgggtgacagagcgagactccatctcaaaaaaaaagaattccaaaagCTCATGTGctcccttgcccatttttaagttgaCATTGAACATTTTCATCAGAATTATAAGTCAAGCCAGgctcagtagctcatgcctgtaattccagcagtttgggaggctgaggcaagtggattgcttgaggccaggagttcaagaccagcctgggcaacatggtgaaaccttgtctctacaaaaaaatacaaaaactagatggacatggtgccatgtgcctgtagtcccaactactcaggaggctgaggtgggaggatcacctgagcctgggaggtcaaggctgcagtgagctgggatcgatccactgcacttcaccctagtgacacagcaagaacctgtctcaaaaaaaaaaaagtataagtcATTACAAAGGATACACTTTCTGGCATAttataaatatcaatattttaatacaaagCTATTATATAACACTCTCCAGGTGTATCCTATTAAATACGCCATTTTAATGTTATACTTACCATCATCtacttttaagaaaatgaataagcaaaaaaaaaaaaaaaaatacacgaaCACCTCCTTTCATAACCCTTTGTATAtttacattgtttcttttttcctggaaCTTGTATTTCCATTTCACTCCCCACCCCCTAGAATTTCAGCCTAGTGTAATAGtacttttaattttcagaagGCTTTTATTGATTACCTTGTCATATTTATCTGccacaaaaaaagatacataagtttgaattattttaaatttcctgtgaGCATAAACCTAAATTAAATTTTCTCCtgaaataaattatcaaaataattctTAGCAGCACCATTTGGTCAAAACAGCACAAATATGTCCTGTTTTAATAAATGTTCAACGTAAAAATACCATCAATTTGATTGGGAATGCATCTCAATGAGATGGATGTGGCTACCTCGTTTCAATTAGTAAATGAATCCATTAATGAATGTTATTTCCTGCCAGACTGAGACAGACTTCTGCATTAATTTAATTcctgtttatcatttttttattgatgAGAAGGTTGAGAAACCATGTtcacataaataagtaaatgagacTAGATGTCACTCAAGTACTTGAACTCCTTCCAAGTTATTTGCCAGAAATCTCAAGGTGCTCTGCTAAGAACAGATT encodes:
- the LOC105495787 gene encoding placenta growth factor isoform X1 yields the protein MPAMRLFPCFLQLLAGLALPAVPPQQWALSPGNGSSEVEVVPFQEVWGRSYCRALERLVDIVSEYPSEVEHMFSPSCVSLLRCTGCCGDENLHCVPVETVNVTMQLLKIRSGDRPSYVELTFSQHVRCECRPLREKMKPERRRPKGRGKRRREKQRPTDCHLCGDAVPRR
- the LOC105495787 gene encoding placenta growth factor isoform X2, yielding MPAMRLFPCFLQLLAGLALPAVPPQQWALSPGNGSSEVEVVPFQEVWGRSYCRALERLVDIVSEYPSEVEHMFSPSCVSLLRCTGCCGDENLHCVPVETVNVTMQLLKIRSGDRPSYVELTFSQHVRCECRPLREKMKPERCGDAVPRR